The DNA region TCAGGTGCTCGGCCGTCTGCCGGCCGGGCCGGATCCCGGGGATGAAGCCGCCGTACTTCTTCATGTTGTCGGCGGTGTCGACCGGGTTGAAGGCGATCGAGTTGTAGAAGTAGGCGAACCCGATGATCAGCAGGAAGTAGGTGATGATGTAGAGCGGGTGGCTGCCCGTCTGGGCGAACCGCTCCACGAAGTCGGTCAGCCACTCCTTGTTCACGATCGAGGCCAGCAGCACCGGGATGTACAGCAGGCTGGACGCGAAGATGATCGGGATGACCCCGGCCTGGTTGACCTTCAGGGGGATGTAGGTCGACTGGCCGCCGTACATCCGCCGGCCCACCATCCGCTTGGCGTACTGCACCGGGATCCGGCGCTGGGCCTGCTCGACGAAGATCACGGCCACCACGATCAGCAGGCCGAGGAAGCAGACCAGCCCGAAGATGAAGGCCTTGTTCACCCGCAGGATGTTGGCGCCCTCGCTGGGCAGGGTGGACACGATCGCCGCGAAGATCAGGATCGACATGCCGTTGCCGACCCCGCGCTGGGTGATCAGCTCGCCCAGCCACATGATCAGGGCCGTCCCCGCGGTCAGGGTCATGACGGCCAGGGCGAACCGGCCGGGAGTGAGCCCGGGGAAGATGTCGATCGGCAGGATCCCCTGGTTGTGGGCGAGCTGGACGATGCTGGCCGACTGCAGCAGGGCCAGGAACACCGTCACGTAGCGGGTGTACTGCTGGATCTTCTTGCGCCCGGTCTCCCCCTCCTTCTGGAGCTGCTCCAGCCGGGGGATGACCACCCCGAGGAGCTGCATGATGATCGAGGAGGTGATGTAGGGCATGATCCCGAGGGCGAAGATCGCGAACTGGGTCAGCGCCCCGCCCGAGAACAGGTTGATCAGCGTGAACGCCCCGCTGGGGTCCTGGGCCGGGTTCTCGAGGTAGTTCTGGACGGCGTCGAAGTCGACCCCGGGCACCGGCAGGTGCGACCCGAGCCGGTACACGGCGATGATCGCCACGGTGAAGAGGATCTTGCCCCGCAGCTCGGGGATCTTGAAGG from Actinomycetota bacterium includes:
- the secY gene encoding preprotein translocase subunit SecY, with amino-acid sequence MLSAFRNAFKIPELRGKILFTVAIIAVYRLGSHLPVPGVDFDAVQNYLENPAQDPSGAFTLINLFSGGALTQFAIFALGIMPYITSSIIMQLLGVVIPRLEQLQKEGETGRKKIQQYTRYVTVFLALLQSASIVQLAHNQGILPIDIFPGLTPGRFALAVMTLTAGTALIMWLGELITQRGVGNGMSILIFAAIVSTLPSEGANILRVNKAFIFGLVCFLGLLIVVAVIFVEQAQRRIPVQYAKRMVGRRMYGGQSTYIPLKVNQAGVIPIIFASSLLYIPVLLASIVNKEWLTDFVERFAQTGSHPLYIITYFLLIIGFAYFYNSIAFNPVDTADNMKKYGGFIPGIRPGRQTAEHLNYILTRITLPGAVFLGAVAILPFIALAAGNVQSFPFGGTSILITVGVGLETMKQIESQLLMRNYEGFLR